The following coding sequences lie in one Pontibacter sp. G13 genomic window:
- the nirD gene encoding nitrite reductase small subunit NirD yields METLLTQYQTVSDESVKVWFKAASVEDIPADGGACVKYKDKQIAIFHFRRKQAWYATQNLCPHKMEMVLARGLIGESAGIPKVACPLHKRTFSLETGENLNGSEPAIAVYPVKVENGYIYIGFEE; encoded by the coding sequence ATGGAAACCCTTTTGACTCAATATCAGACGGTCTCTGATGAATCCGTCAAGGTCTGGTTCAAGGCAGCAAGCGTAGAGGACATTCCTGCCGATGGAGGTGCATGCGTCAAATACAAGGACAAGCAAATCGCCATATTTCATTTCCGTCGCAAGCAGGCGTGGTATGCTACGCAGAACCTATGTCCCCATAAAATGGAGATGGTGTTGGCTCGGGGATTGATAGGGGAGTCCGCTGGAATTCCCAAGGTGGCCTGTCCCCTTCATAAGCGTACTTTTTCATTGGAAACTGGCGAAAACCTCAATGGATCTGAACCCGCGATTGCAGTTTACCCAGTTAAGGTAGAGAATGGGTATATTTACATAGGATTTGAGGAGTAG
- a CDS encoding DUF4202 domain-containing protein, whose amino-acid sequence MHHVSFSQAIQAFDQANAQDPNSVRWQGTDWPKELLYAHRMSECLESFEPDATEALRLAVRCQHIRRWEIPRSSYPDGKKGYYAWRNELKRFHGEAAAEILTSVGYDDEMVAKVQKLLNKEQLKKNPDTQTLEDVICLVFLQYYLGEFAEQHADEKVVDILRKTWRKMSLKGQERAKTIAFPSPLGQLVIAAISAPS is encoded by the coding sequence ATGCATCATGTTAGTTTTTCCCAAGCCATTCAGGCGTTTGATCAAGCCAATGCCCAAGACCCCAATTCGGTTAGATGGCAGGGAACGGATTGGCCCAAAGAGCTCCTCTATGCGCATCGAATGTCCGAGTGTTTGGAGTCATTTGAACCAGACGCCACCGAAGCCCTTCGATTGGCGGTCAGATGTCAACATATTCGGAGATGGGAAATTCCAAGATCATCTTATCCAGATGGAAAGAAGGGATATTATGCCTGGCGAAACGAGTTGAAGCGATTTCATGGGGAAGCCGCAGCTGAAATCCTAACCTCAGTGGGATATGATGATGAGATGGTGGCCAAGGTTCAGAAATTGCTCAACAAGGAGCAGTTGAAGAAGAATCCCGACACCCAAACACTGGAAGATGTCATCTGTCTGGTGTTTTTGCAGTACTATCTTGGCGAGTTCGCAGAACAACATGCTGATGAAAAAGTAGTTGACATTCTCCGGAAAACTTGGCGGAAAATGTCCCTCAAAGGACAGGAACGTGCCAAAACCATAGCTTTCCCCTCTCCATTGGGACAATTGGTGATTGCGGCCATTTCTGCTCCTTCCTGA
- a CDS encoding ATP-binding protein has product MNHSAAISSQSASVFKRLSRWYLIALSVIGVVFIASHALIQGHLDKQENDSRIVNVAGRQRMLSQRLSKEILMLTTAEEPTKRQEIKSQIKETLEIWTSSHDGLKFGSEELGLPGVNSVSVLKMFADIQPHYDAMVTGTLHILKTLNQNPLVDLSEIEPDMDLVLDHEQDFLHGMDKLVFQYDAEAKNKVLELRKVEYLLLFFALATLVVELLFIFRPTALYAKQNIQQLVEAEKAALSNAEEIRELYEVKEKSVQELRALNFAVDQAALFASIRLDGSLIYMSEKLKLFLGYRHKKPMGQFAEIMTTHEGEQQYLSQIIRTPRSTIWTGEVSITSLNGTKHWLELSIVPVNRSGIQQDYLILCSDISARKKTEKALQQLNEEKFEERFRLQKLRSLHVVEAQENERKRIARDMHDGIGQMLTALKFNLESVNPEKPERAREKITSLKQLASNLIKGVRIATFNLTPPELTDYGLPSALAKLCSELKKLTSEPILFENRTQFQGRFDPIVETNIYRITQEAVNNAIKYSEGSYILVTLSHSRDLVSIMVEDDGKGFDQNQVVIEPQDPEGTNLGLSFMRERVAYINGRLFIRSKSGEGTRITVNIPISTESKEGRMLGNT; this is encoded by the coding sequence ATGAATCATTCAGCAGCGATTTCTAGCCAAAGTGCATCCGTATTCAAGCGCCTTAGTAGGTGGTACTTGATTGCTTTGAGTGTGATTGGAGTGGTGTTCATTGCCAGTCATGCACTTATTCAAGGCCATCTCGACAAACAGGAAAATGATTCCAGAATCGTCAATGTAGCGGGTAGGCAAAGGATGCTCAGTCAGCGCCTATCCAAGGAAATCCTCATGCTGACGACTGCAGAGGAACCTACCAAGAGGCAAGAAATCAAATCCCAGATCAAAGAGACTCTGGAAATCTGGACCTCTTCTCATGATGGGTTGAAGTTTGGTAGCGAAGAGTTGGGCTTGCCCGGTGTGAATAGTGTATCGGTACTGAAGATGTTCGCCGATATTCAACCGCATTATGATGCGATGGTAACCGGGACACTCCACATTTTGAAGACGCTCAATCAAAATCCTTTGGTGGATCTCTCAGAGATCGAACCTGATATGGATTTGGTCTTGGATCATGAGCAGGATTTCCTGCATGGGATGGATAAGTTGGTGTTTCAGTATGATGCTGAGGCCAAAAACAAGGTTTTGGAATTGCGGAAGGTGGAATATCTGCTGTTGTTTTTTGCTTTGGCTACTTTGGTTGTAGAGTTGCTGTTCATTTTTCGTCCAACTGCCCTGTATGCCAAGCAGAATATTCAACAATTGGTAGAAGCCGAAAAAGCAGCGCTAAGCAATGCAGAGGAAATACGTGAGCTATATGAGGTGAAGGAAAAGTCAGTACAAGAACTTCGAGCCCTGAATTTTGCTGTAGACCAAGCTGCGTTATTTGCCAGTATCCGGTTGGATGGCTCCTTGATTTATATGAGTGAAAAGCTCAAGCTATTTTTGGGCTACCGCCATAAAAAACCCATGGGACAATTTGCTGAGATTATGACTACCCATGAGGGAGAACAACAATATCTTAGTCAAATCATTCGGACACCAAGGTCTACCATTTGGACCGGTGAGGTGTCCATTACTTCGCTGAATGGCACCAAGCATTGGCTCGAACTATCGATTGTACCAGTTAATAGAAGTGGTATCCAGCAGGATTATCTCATATTGTGCTCGGATATTTCGGCTCGAAAGAAAACTGAAAAGGCACTCCAGCAACTCAATGAGGAAAAGTTCGAGGAACGGTTTCGGTTGCAGAAACTGCGTTCTCTTCATGTTGTGGAGGCTCAGGAGAATGAGCGGAAACGCATTGCTAGAGACATGCACGATGGCATCGGGCAGATGCTGACCGCGTTGAAGTTTAATCTGGAGTCCGTTAATCCGGAAAAGCCAGAGCGAGCGCGAGAAAAAATCACGAGCTTGAAGCAATTGGCCAGTAATCTGATTAAGGGAGTTCGAATTGCTACCTTCAATCTAACACCCCCTGAATTGACAGATTATGGTCTTCCTTCGGCACTAGCCAAACTCTGTTCGGAATTGAAGAAATTGACCTCCGAGCCGATATTATTTGAAAACAGAACTCAGTTTCAAGGCAGATTTGATCCAATTGTAGAGACTAATATCTATCGGATCACCCAAGAAGCGGTGAATAATGCCATCAAATACTCAGAGGGTTCTTATATACTCGTTACGCTTTCTCACAGCCGAGACCTGGTCAGTATCATGGTGGAGGATGATGGGAAGGGCTTTGATCAGAACCAAGTGGTGATAGAGCCGCAAGATCCTGAAGGGACCAATCTGGGACTCTCATTCATGCGAGAGCGGGTAGCCTATATCAATGGCAGATTATTTATCCGATCCAAATCTGGTGAGGGGACGCGAATTACCGTCAATATACCCATCAGTACTGAATCTAAGGAGGGTCGTATGTTAGGTAATACGTAG
- a CDS encoding response regulator transcription factor translates to MSTIQSGHIQVVLADDHALVRDGIRSLLEEDPTIEVIAEASNGEEALQQVEIHQPDLLIVDIRMPKMNGIQTVSALTQTPSETKALVLSMHDSEEYVLQSVEAGAFGYLLKDISKDEFLKAIHTIHGGGKYFCGEISPILVQKYLENVGGSERAPKVAEPAPEYQASVPTTDFQLTKRQKEILALVVNGMSNKEIAEHLDKSVRTVEAHRFSLMKKMGVKNLLELSNKAREHGLIK, encoded by the coding sequence ATGTCAACCATTCAATCCGGGCACATTCAAGTCGTATTGGCGGATGACCACGCGTTGGTCCGTGATGGGATTAGGTCCTTGCTGGAAGAAGACCCCACTATTGAGGTGATTGCCGAAGCTTCCAATGGAGAAGAGGCGCTTCAACAGGTGGAGATCCATCAGCCTGATTTGTTGATCGTAGATATCCGGATGCCCAAAATGAACGGCATTCAGACTGTATCTGCCCTCACCCAGACCCCTTCGGAGACCAAGGCGCTGGTACTTTCCATGCACGATTCGGAGGAATATGTGCTTCAATCTGTCGAAGCAGGTGCCTTTGGATACCTGCTCAAAGATATCAGCAAGGACGAATTCCTGAAGGCCATTCACACCATTCATGGTGGCGGGAAGTATTTTTGTGGGGAGATTTCCCCCATCCTTGTGCAGAAGTATCTAGAAAATGTGGGAGGAAGTGAGCGTGCACCCAAAGTGGCTGAGCCTGCACCTGAATATCAGGCTTCCGTCCCAACGACAGATTTTCAACTCACGAAACGCCAAAAGGAAATTCTCGCTTTGGTGGTGAATGGCATGAGCAATAAAGAAATCGCAGAGCACTTGGACAAAAGTGTCAGGACCGTAGAGGCTCATCGATTTTCACTAATGAAAAAGATGGGAGTCAAAAACTTGTTGGAACTCAGTAACAAGGCCCGAGAACACGGACTCATTAAGTAG
- a CDS encoding alginate export family protein has protein sequence MKPNQLLLMFGMLACLAGSTLPLHAQFKLTAEVRPRTEFRQGFKTPTSDGFEPAFFTEQRSRLYFDYKEEKYKFRVSLQDVRIWGEVPQIFKQEDGNTFLSEAWGQYYFTKELSVKAGRQIISYDNQRFLGGLEWAQQGRRHDAFLFAFEDDEKDHKLHLAVAMNADDETAEPGNLQGPNASYYAVAGNYKNMQYAWYHKGSDKGAISLLALNAQYQNRADTSVFAKQTLGAVGSLKFGKVTVGGDLYYQTGKQGSADVNAWLAGANVTLKTKLTPLKLGVEYISGKNDTDGADDLTVTNFSPDFGTNHAHNGFMDYFFVGPANGNVGVTDIYLKTKWKLKKGALIANFHEFLTGSTQLDGNGNELAKPMGFEADLVYAVKLAPSVTFNLGYSHLVASETMLSLRPGNAQNNHWGWMMITFKPTLYQTPKPES, from the coding sequence ATGAAACCTAATCAACTCCTATTAATGTTCGGCATGCTGGCTTGTTTGGCGGGAAGTACCCTGCCCCTGCATGCACAATTCAAACTGACTGCGGAAGTTCGTCCGCGGACTGAGTTTCGCCAAGGGTTCAAGACTCCTACCTCGGATGGCTTTGAACCGGCATTTTTCACTGAGCAGCGAAGCCGCTTGTATTTTGACTACAAAGAAGAAAAATACAAGTTTCGTGTATCGCTTCAGGATGTTCGTATTTGGGGGGAAGTGCCTCAGATCTTCAAGCAGGAGGATGGTAACACATTCCTGAGTGAGGCATGGGGACAGTACTACTTCACCAAAGAATTGTCTGTAAAGGCAGGACGTCAAATCATTTCCTACGACAACCAGCGATTCCTCGGTGGCTTGGAATGGGCACAGCAAGGGAGACGTCACGACGCTTTCTTGTTCGCCTTTGAAGACGATGAAAAGGACCACAAGCTACACCTTGCGGTAGCCATGAATGCAGACGATGAAACGGCAGAGCCTGGAAATCTTCAGGGACCCAATGCCTCCTACTATGCGGTCGCCGGCAACTACAAGAATATGCAGTATGCTTGGTATCACAAGGGATCAGATAAGGGGGCAATCTCCTTGTTGGCCTTGAATGCTCAGTACCAAAACCGGGCGGACACCAGTGTATTTGCCAAGCAGACCCTAGGTGCAGTGGGATCACTGAAATTCGGGAAAGTGACTGTAGGTGGTGATTTGTACTACCAAACAGGCAAGCAAGGAAGCGCTGATGTGAATGCATGGTTGGCAGGAGCAAACGTGACCCTCAAAACCAAGCTCACTCCGCTGAAATTGGGAGTAGAATACATTTCTGGTAAAAATGATACGGATGGTGCAGACGATTTGACTGTTACCAACTTCTCTCCAGATTTCGGTACTAACCATGCCCATAATGGATTCATGGATTATTTCTTCGTAGGTCCTGCTAACGGAAATGTCGGAGTGACAGACATCTATCTGAAGACTAAATGGAAGCTGAAGAAAGGTGCCTTGATTGCCAACTTCCATGAGTTTTTGACAGGTTCCACCCAGCTGGACGGCAATGGCAACGAATTGGCCAAACCAATGGGATTCGAGGCAGACTTGGTTTACGCAGTGAAGTTGGCACCCTCGGTAACGTTCAATTTGGGATACTCCCACTTGGTGGCTTCCGAGACGATGCTTTCCCTTCGGCCTGGCAATGCACAAAACAACCACTGGGGCTGGATGATGATTACCTTCAAGCCTACCCTGTATCAGACTCCCAAGCCTGAATCCTGA
- a CDS encoding CmpA/NrtA family ABC transporter substrate-binding protein, producing MNKLYMLLMGVVILGASACGGGAGTGATQTEVATPALAIEKPQLTFGFIKLTDMAPLAIAKELGYFEDEGLFVTIEAQSNWKNVLDRVIDGQLDGSHMLSGQPIAAGAGFGRQAELITPFSMDLNGNGITVSNDVWSAMKPHITMGSDGLPVHPIKADALKPVVADYKSNGKPFKMGMVFPVSTHNYEIRYWLAAAGIHPGMYTADNIQGQVDADVLLSVTPPPQMPATLEAGTIYGYCVGEPWNQQAVFKGIGVPVTTNYDIWKNNPEKVFVMRKDFAEKYPNTTIAITKALIRAAKWLDNPSNRPAAVGILSKPDYVGADSVVIANSMTGTFEFERGDKRSMPDFNVFFRYHATYPFYSDGIWFLTQMRRWGQIPDPKPADWYHSKIKEIYRPDLWMQAAEALVAEGKLTMEEIPETDGYKAPTTDFIDGNSYDGKDPIGYINSFQIGIKEEAL from the coding sequence ATGAATAAGCTTTACATGCTCCTGATGGGAGTCGTGATCCTCGGTGCATCTGCATGTGGAGGAGGTGCCGGAACTGGTGCCACACAGACTGAAGTCGCCACCCCGGCGCTTGCAATCGAAAAGCCACAGCTCACCTTTGGCTTCATCAAGCTGACAGATATGGCTCCCCTCGCAATCGCGAAGGAGCTGGGGTACTTTGAGGATGAAGGCCTTTTCGTGACTATTGAGGCTCAATCCAACTGGAAAAACGTTTTGGACCGGGTCATTGACGGTCAGTTGGACGGATCTCATATGCTATCTGGTCAGCCTATTGCTGCCGGTGCAGGATTTGGCCGTCAAGCAGAGCTCATCACTCCATTTTCCATGGATCTCAATGGAAATGGCATTACGGTGTCAAATGATGTGTGGTCTGCTATGAAACCGCATATTACTATGGGGAGCGATGGATTGCCTGTCCATCCGATTAAGGCGGATGCCTTGAAGCCAGTAGTCGCTGACTACAAGTCCAATGGTAAGCCATTCAAAATGGGCATGGTCTTCCCGGTATCTACTCACAATTACGAAATTCGGTACTGGTTGGCAGCCGCTGGAATCCACCCAGGAATGTACACTGCCGACAATATCCAAGGACAAGTGGATGCTGATGTGTTGCTGTCTGTAACCCCTCCGCCACAAATGCCTGCAACCTTGGAGGCCGGTACCATCTACGGATACTGTGTGGGTGAGCCTTGGAATCAACAAGCTGTATTTAAAGGCATTGGAGTACCGGTAACCACGAACTATGATATTTGGAAGAACAACCCTGAAAAGGTGTTTGTGATGCGCAAGGACTTTGCAGAAAAGTACCCCAACACGACTATCGCCATTACCAAAGCATTGATTCGTGCAGCCAAATGGTTGGACAATCCGAGTAATCGTCCTGCAGCTGTTGGGATTCTCTCCAAGCCAGATTACGTAGGTGCAGATTCCGTCGTGATCGCTAACTCTATGACCGGAACCTTTGAGTTTGAGCGTGGCGACAAACGTTCCATGCCAGACTTCAACGTATTCTTCCGCTATCACGCGACCTATCCATTCTACTCTGACGGAATCTGGTTCTTGACTCAGATGCGTCGCTGGGGACAGATTCCAGATCCTAAACCTGCTGATTGGTATCACTCCAAGATCAAGGAGATATATCGTCCTGACCTTTGGATGCAGGCTGCCGAAGCGCTGGTGGCGGAAGGTAAATTGACGATGGAGGAAATTCCGGAAACTGATGGATACAAGGCCCCAACGACCGACTTCATCGATGGGAACAGCTATGACGGCAAGGACCCGATTGGATACATCAACAGCTTCCAAATCGGTATCAAGGAAGAAGCCCTTTAA
- a CDS encoding ABC transporter permease subunit, with translation MKEATIPANRESQFVARLSQWASRFVPNKAKTIHFLRNSGISLASMGVFLLIWQLGSAGLYQVEANARIQKALTDQGQAAAEEVKACIASGDLSCQPNTLPAPGQVLHAAKALWLDHLEISQKKADFALKVGATNAQREAQGLAAIIYTGRPSFIDQIFTSLKTVLVGFLIAMLIAIPIGVVIGLNDTLRTAFNWLIQVFKPVSPVVWLLLVFMIVKTLTLNVDMDTSFIISSISVGLCAMWATLVNTSLGVSSVNKDYLNVAKVLKLGVGKKVFKVILPSSIPLIFTGMRITVSVAWMVLIAIELLAQSPGLGSFVWEEFQNGANDSNAKIIVAMFVIGLIGFLLDRVMFWVQRSVSFEKAMA, from the coding sequence ATGAAAGAAGCAACCATACCAGCCAATCGCGAATCCCAATTCGTGGCTCGATTGAGCCAATGGGCAAGCCGCTTTGTTCCTAACAAGGCCAAGACGATTCATTTCCTCCGGAATTCAGGGATCTCGCTAGCCTCAATGGGGGTATTTCTGTTGATTTGGCAATTGGGTTCTGCCGGACTCTATCAGGTAGAGGCAAATGCCCGAATTCAAAAGGCATTGACAGACCAAGGTCAGGCAGCTGCGGAGGAAGTCAAGGCATGTATTGCTTCTGGCGACCTGAGTTGTCAGCCCAATACCCTTCCAGCACCGGGACAAGTTCTCCACGCGGCCAAAGCATTGTGGCTGGACCATCTGGAGATTTCCCAGAAGAAGGCAGACTTTGCGTTGAAGGTTGGAGCAACCAACGCACAGCGTGAAGCTCAAGGGCTAGCTGCTATTATCTACACAGGAAGGCCTTCCTTCATCGACCAGATCTTTACCAGCTTGAAAACTGTGCTGGTGGGATTTTTGATCGCAATGTTGATCGCCATTCCAATTGGTGTGGTCATCGGATTGAATGATACTCTTCGGACGGCATTCAATTGGTTGATTCAGGTGTTCAAACCTGTCTCACCGGTGGTTTGGTTGCTTTTGGTATTCATGATTGTCAAGACATTGACGCTGAATGTGGATATGGATACCTCTTTTATCATCTCCAGTATCAGTGTAGGACTCTGCGCCATGTGGGCGACCTTGGTCAACACCAGCCTGGGAGTTTCTTCTGTGAATAAAGATTATCTCAACGTCGCTAAGGTCCTCAAGCTAGGAGTAGGTAAAAAAGTCTTCAAAGTGATTTTGCCTTCATCCATCCCGCTGATCTTCACGGGAATGAGGATTACAGTTTCTGTGGCTTGGATGGTGTTGATTGCAATCGAACTTCTGGCTCAAAGCCCTGGACTAGGATCGTTCGTTTGGGAGGAATTCCAAAATGGAGCGAATGATTCCAATGCAAAAATTATCGTCGCGATGTTCGTGATTGGCCTGATCGGATTCCTGTTGGACCGAGTCATGTTCTGGGTACAACGCTCTGTATCATTCGAGAAGGCAATGGCCTAA
- a CDS encoding ABC transporter ATP-binding protein has translation MEPIIEFRNVSKWYGEGDNRTYVLKDINLSIYEGEFLAIVGFTGSGKTTLVNLMSGLLKPSKGEVLFKGKPIQGPSLERGIIFQNYSLLPWFTVYQNVALAVDAVFPSWTNEQKDSHIRNFVEMVNLTPAIQKKPNELSGGMRQRVAVARVLSTDPELLLMDEPLGALDALTRGNLQTEILKIWSANQRTAVLITNDVDEGILMADRIIPLTPGPDAVLGPEFSIHVERPRDKTTLNTDPNFKRVRTDILNYLVELGEASKLTQKGQYELPDLTPILPGKNSFNPFRKAV, from the coding sequence ATGGAACCGATAATAGAATTCAGAAATGTCAGTAAGTGGTATGGCGAAGGGGATAACCGTACCTACGTGCTCAAGGATATCAACCTGAGCATTTATGAAGGAGAATTCCTTGCCATTGTTGGATTTACAGGATCTGGAAAAACCACCTTGGTAAATCTGATGAGCGGTCTTCTCAAGCCGAGCAAAGGAGAGGTCTTGTTCAAGGGCAAACCGATCCAAGGGCCAAGCCTTGAACGCGGCATTATTTTTCAGAATTATTCGCTGTTGCCTTGGTTCACAGTATACCAAAATGTGGCCCTAGCGGTAGATGCAGTCTTCCCTTCGTGGACGAACGAGCAGAAAGATTCGCATATTCGGAATTTTGTGGAAATGGTGAACCTTACCCCAGCTATCCAGAAAAAGCCAAATGAGCTATCTGGCGGTATGCGACAAAGGGTGGCAGTAGCAAGGGTCCTCTCCACCGATCCCGAACTTTTGCTCATGGATGAGCCATTGGGAGCGTTGGATGCACTCACCAGAGGTAATCTCCAAACAGAGATTCTTAAAATATGGAGTGCAAACCAACGGACAGCAGTACTGATCACCAACGATGTGGACGAAGGCATACTTATGGCAGATCGGATCATTCCGCTCACTCCTGGGCCAGATGCAGTGCTGGGGCCCGAGTTTTCCATCCACGTGGAAAGACCTCGGGATAAAACCACCCTGAACACCGATCCCAATTTCAAACGAGTCAGAACGGATATTCTCAATTATCTCGTTGAACTTGGAGAAGCCTCTAAGCTGACTCAAAAAGGCCAATATGAGCTGCCGGATTTGACCCCGATCCTACCCGGCAAGAATTCCTTTAATCCATTCAGAAAAGCTGTTTAG
- a CDS encoding ABC transporter ATP-binding protein, which yields MEQATISTSPNTIVEPRTMLHMKDLTKVYPTPKGDYVVLENLQLQIMQEEFVSIIGHSGCGKTTLLTMIAGLNEISGGHILINQHPIEGPGPDRAVIFQAPSLLPWMTALENVLLGVKQVFPHGTTKQQIDICKYYLSKVGLESAFDRKATELSQGMQQRVGIARAFALKPKILLLDEPFGMLDSLTRAELQDVLLEVWDKEKITAVQITHDVDEAIFLADRVIMMTSGPRAQIGDILSIDFERPRSRKEILNHADYYHYRNHLIDFLEN from the coding sequence ATGGAACAAGCCACTATTTCCACTTCTCCAAACACCATAGTCGAACCTCGTACAATGCTTCACATGAAGGATTTGACTAAGGTGTATCCAACTCCAAAAGGTGATTATGTAGTTCTTGAAAACCTTCAGCTGCAGATTATGCAGGAGGAATTCGTCTCAATAATTGGTCATTCTGGATGCGGAAAAACGACTCTTTTGACGATGATCGCTGGGCTGAATGAAATTTCCGGAGGACACATCCTGATCAATCAACATCCCATCGAAGGCCCCGGTCCTGATCGAGCGGTTATCTTTCAAGCTCCGAGTCTGTTGCCTTGGATGACAGCCTTGGAGAACGTGCTCTTAGGCGTGAAACAGGTTTTTCCGCATGGCACAACGAAACAGCAGATAGATATCTGTAAATACTACCTCAGCAAAGTAGGGCTGGAATCTGCCTTTGATCGCAAAGCAACCGAGCTTTCTCAAGGCATGCAGCAACGTGTGGGGATTGCAAGAGCCTTTGCACTCAAACCCAAAATTCTTCTGCTGGATGAACCATTTGGAATGCTTGATTCCTTGACGAGAGCTGAGCTTCAGGACGTGCTGTTGGAGGTCTGGGACAAAGAAAAGATCACAGCAGTCCAAATTACCCACGATGTGGATGAAGCCATTTTCTTGGCAGACAGAGTGATCATGATGACTTCCGGTCCTCGTGCGCAGATTGGAGATATCCTATCCATTGATTTCGAGCGGCCTCGATCACGGAAAGAAATTCTCAATCATGCAGATTATTACCATTATCGCAATCACTTGATTGATTTTCTGGAAAATTGA